The Flavobacterium sp. N2270 genome contains the following window.
TCTCTTTCAATATGTTTTGGTATTGGTGTTTCACCAAGTTCTAATAATTTAGCTCTAAACTCTTCGTAAGAACCATCATATAAAAAACGCAAAGTTCTACCTCTTGATGTTGTGTTATCGATAACCTCAGCAACTAAAGTTTCATCATCTCCAAAATATAATTTATTTCCAATTCTAATTTTACGTGCAGGATCTACTAAAACATCCCATAAACGTTGCTCCGCATTTAATTCTCTTAATAAGAAAACTTCGATTCTAGCACCTGTTTTTTCTTTATTACCGTATAATCTTGCTGGAAAAACCTTTGTATTATTTAAAACCATAACATCACCGTCATCAAAATAATCTATCAAGTCTTTAAACATTTTGTGCTCAATTAAACCTGTTTTTCTGTGTACCACCATTAATCTTGATTCGTCACGATTTTCTGCTGGAAATTCTGCCAATAATTCTTCTGGCAAATTAAATTGGAAATGAGATAATTTCATGTAAGAAAGTTATAAGTTATAAGTTATAAGTTATGAGCCAGTTACTCATATAAATAAAACGCCTGCAAATATACGATTATGAAATAGGCGTTGTCAAGTAAAAAGCGGTTTATTTTAAAAATCCTACTGTTTACTGAACAACGCCTATGCAAAAACTAAAAAAACTACTTCTTATAACTTACTCAATAGTTTTACTTTATTGTGCATATCTTTAGAAGCGGTTAAGATTAATGCTCCTTTTTTTCCTTTTTCGTAATAATGCAACTTATCGCCTTCTTCCATTTTTATAGTTGTGGTCGCCCCTTTAGTTAACGAATAACTACCACCACTTCCAGCGTTGATCACTTTTACTTCATTATCCGTATCATTTTTGATTTTGATGTCAAATTTTTCAGAAACTGCATCTTCTTTAAAAATTTCGTTAGTTTGCTTTATTGATATGATGTTCATGGATAATAACCCTAAAGACAAAACAGCAATGATGATTACTTTTTTCATTATTTTATTACTATTTTTTTAGTTGCAATATTATTATCTGTATCTTGAATACGAACCATGTACATTCCAGAAGCTAAATCAGAAACATTAATTTCTTTTTGATTAGACGATAGTACTTTTTGCCCTTGAATGTTGTAAATTTCTACTGATTGTAATTCTATTGCTGTTTCAATGTTTAAAATATCGTTAACTGGGTTTGGGTAAATGGATACTTCTAGGTTGTTTTGTATGAAGTTTTGAGAAGCTAAAGTGTTGTTTGTGTATAAGCTGGCTACATCGGCTGGTGTTATTGCATAATTATAGATTTTTAAGTCATCAACATAGCCGTCAAAACCAATGAGATTAAAAAGAGAACCACTACTTGTATTCCATGTTGGTCTAGAACCAGTTAAAACTGAAACACCATCAATATAAATTCTTATAAAACCAACTGCATTGTATGTACACACCACATGTTTCCAAGTGTTGTTTGGAATAATTACTGATCCGGTTAAATCGTTTGCCCAGCCATAATTATTGATAGTTGTTGGTTTAAATGAGAAACCATATGCACCATTGGTTACTTGTGATCCATACATAAATACATTATTGTCAATTGTTGAAATAGTTATTGGTTTTATCCAAAAAGACACTGATCTAGTGCTATTTGAAATTGGCAAACCAGTTATTGAAACTCCCATAGAACCATTTACCATATTTATAGCAGAATTTGCATTACCATTTCTATCTTCAACAAACATATTTGAATTTGGATTTGAAAAAGTCGTGTTTCCATTAACATCATATAACGTATTATTAAAATTGAATTCAGCAATTGCTGGTAATGACGGACTTGTTGTAAAAGTATAAGTAGCACTATATGAATTTCCTGCTGCATTATTTCCTACTATCTTATAGTAATATAAAGTGTTAGGCGTTAATCCGGTAATTGAAACGTTACCAGTGATTGTAGTATTACCGCTTGAAGGGAATCCAACAATGACTGTCCCTAAAGTTGAAGTTAGTCCGTATAAAATATCAGATATTGTTGAACCATTATTTGCGTTCAAAGAATAGGTAATTATTGCTGAAGTGGGTGACACTACACTTGAAACATTTGAAATTGTTGCAAGTGTTACTACTGGTGGAGCAGCAGTTGTAAAACTAGTAGTTCCAGAAGTAATAGTTGTAGAATTACAAGCTTGTAAATAACCACTATAAAATCTATAATAATAAGTTGTACTAGCATTTAACGATGCTATATTGAATGTGTACGTTTGAGTTTGAGTGTTAGAATTTGTTATTGTTGTTACATTTGATGCAAAAGTAGAAGATGTGGAATATTGCAGATAAAAAGTAGAATTTGTACAGTTATAAGTATTTACATTAACACTGATTGTAGCAGTTGCGTTGGTTATCGAACTTGTTGTAATGTTGAAAAAACCAATTTGAGAGAATGATAATGCACTATTTAATAATGCAAAAAGTAAAAGTAATTTTGTTTTCATAATATTTAGTTTTAAAGTTTGGTTCAAAAATACTTTGGTAAAATCATCTTTATAATAGTGAGTTTACCAAACCCTATTTTCAGTTTACTAAAAACATAAAAAAAGAAAGAGCACTCCGTAAGAGCACTCTTAATCATTATAAAAACAAATTAAAAATTATTATAAAAAGAAAAGAATATAAAACTAACAACAACAATTCTAACCTATATTCTTCTAATTTTGATTTTAAATGTTTCATAATTTACTATTTAATTACTATTTTCTTAGTTGCAATGTTATTGTCTGAATCTTGAATACGAACCATGTACATTCCTGCAGCTAAATTGGAAACATTAATTTGTTTTTGATTATATGAAAGTACTTTTTGCCCTTGAATGTTATAAATTTCTACTGATTGTAATTCTAATGCTGTTTCAATATTTAAAACATCGTTTACTGGGTTTGGGTATAAGGCAACTTCTAGGTTGTTTTGGTTGAAGTTTTGGGATGATAGTGTTGTATTGTTATTAAATAAGCTTACCACTTCAGTAGCTGAAATTTCTCTATTATAAATTTTCAAATCATCCACAGCCCCATTATAACCTCCTTGCATAAAACAAGTATTAGTACTTGATGTATTAATTGTACCTGCGTAAGTGCCTATTAGCACCCCATTGACATATTGTTTCACTGTTCCAGATATATTTGTTGTAACTACATAATGATACCAAACCCCGTTTGTGATAGTATAGTTTGTTGTTTGATAAAAAGGTGGTGCTCCAAAAGCAAAATTATTAGTCGGAAAATTACTATAAGAAATTAAGAACCTAGAATTAGTTGATCCATCTCCATACTCTAAAGGCACTATTTCTCCAACTGACACATTAACAAGCAACCATATAGAAATTGATCTTGCTACACCACCAATAGGAATGTTATTAATTCCTGTAAAAGCAATACCTGTACTTCTAGACAATGCGCTGTTACTATTTGCGTTTCTGTCTGCAACATAAGAACTCGCTCCAATAAAAGTTTCTCCATTAATATAACTTGTTGCGGTATTGTTAAAAGTAAAATTTGCAATTAATCCTGTTTCTTGTGAATAAACGCACACACTGCAAATTAAATAAAAAGTACTACTTTTTTCATAATTATTTCTTTTAAATTTAGGACAAATGTATTTTATCACGTGCCTGTGTAATTTAATGAGTTTACCAAACACTATTTTCAGTTTACCAAATATAATTTCGTTAATCCATAACTAGGTTTCGTATACTCATTTGTAATATTATAAAGTGTATTTTATACATTTGTTTAAAATCAAAACCAATTGCGAATTATATTATTTTTACTATTTCTTTTACTTACGAATTTAGGCATTAGTCAAAATCCGTATCACATTACTATTGACAAAACTTCTGGATTGCCTTCTAACAGTGTGTATGATATTTTTCAGGATAGCAAAGGTTTTATGTGGTTTGCTACTGGAAAAGGATTGTGCCGATATGATGGAAATGAATTTACATTATTTACTGCCGATTTTCAAACTTCTAAATCGGGTTCTTGTATTCAAGAAGATAAATACGGACGCATTTGGTATGAAAATTTTGATGGGTTTTTAAACTATATTGAAAATAATGAGCTAAAAGCATTAAAACAAAATAAACCAATAGGTTATTTTAGATACGGAATTAATGATGACCATATACAGGTGTTAGAAGAAAACGGTATTCAATTCTATGATTTAAAAACGCTTAAACCTTCAAAGAAAATAAATCTAAAATTAAATCATTTACAATTTGCATTTTATACTCATAATACGCTTTACATATTTGACGAAAAGTTAAATGAAATTGATGCAACTGGAAATATAAAATCATACTCTTATCCTAACAACTTTATTAAAGAATTTAACGCTCCAATTGTCCAAAAAACAACCAATGGAATTGTTATTATATCAAAATACACCAATGATTATTGTTTTTTTGAAAATGGAAAATTTAAAGAAGGAAAATTTAATTTTCCTACAGAATTTATTCAAAATTTAGCATCAACAAATGACAATAATCTTTGGCTTTGCACTACTAAAGGAATAATACACTTTAACACAAAAACACTAAAGGAGACAAAATACTTTTCTGATAAAAATATTTCATTTATTTATATAGATAGCCTACAAAACCATTGGATCTCAACAATTAATGAAGGTGTACTCTTTATTGAAAATTTTGACACTAAAATAATTGAAACCAACTCTAAACCCAATATTTTAACTCACTCAAATTATGGTTTATTAGCAGGTTTAGAAAACGATATTGTA
Protein-coding sequences here:
- a CDS encoding LamG-like jellyroll fold domain-containing protein, which encodes MKTKLLLLFALLNSALSFSQIGFFNITTSSITNATATISVNVNTYNCTNSTFYLQYSTSSTFASNVTTITNSNTQTQTYTFNIASLNASTTYYYRFYSGYLQACNSTTITSGTTSFTTAAPPVVTLATISNVSSVVSPTSAIITYSLNANNGSTISDILYGLTSTLGTVIVGFPSSGNTTITGNVSITGLTPNTLYYYKIVGNNAAGNSYSATYTFTTSPSLPAIAEFNFNNTLYDVNGNTTFSNPNSNMFVEDRNGNANSAINMVNGSMGVSITGLPISNSTRSVSFWIKPITISTIDNNVFMYGSQVTNGAYGFSFKPTTINNYGWANDLTGSVIIPNNTWKHVVCTYNAVGFIRIYIDGVSVLTGSRPTWNTSSGSLFNLIGFDGYVDDLKIYNYAITPADVASLYTNNTLASQNFIQNNLEVSIYPNPVNDILNIETAIELQSVEIYNIQGQKVLSSNQKEINVSDLASGMYMVRIQDTDNNIATKKIVIK
- a CDS encoding T9SS type A sorting domain-containing protein; the protein is MCVYSQETGLIANFTFNNTATSYINGETFIGASSYVADRNANSNSALSRSTGIAFTGINNIPIGGVARSISIWLLVNVSVGEIVPLEYGDGSTNSRFLISYSNFPTNNFAFGAPPFYQTTNYTITNGVWYHYVVTTNISGTVKQYVNGVLIGTYAGTINTSSTNTCFMQGGYNGAVDDLKIYNREISATEVVSLFNNNTTLSSQNFNQNNLEVALYPNPVNDVLNIETALELQSVEIYNIQGQKVLSYNQKQINVSNLAAGMYMVRIQDSDNNIATKKIVIK
- a CDS encoding two-component regulator propeller domain-containing protein — its product is MRIILFLLFLLLTNLGISQNPYHITIDKTSGLPSNSVYDIFQDSKGFMWFATGKGLCRYDGNEFTLFTADFQTSKSGSCIQEDKYGRIWYENFDGFLNYIENNELKALKQNKPIGYFRYGINDDHIQVLEENGIQFYDLKTLKPSKKINLKLNHLQFAFYTHNTLYIFDEKLNEIDATGNIKSYSYPNNFIKEFNAPIVQKTTNGIVIISKYTNDYCFFENGKFKEGKFNFPTEFIQNLASTNDNNLWLCTTKGIIHFNTKTLKETKYFSDKNISFIYIDSLQNHWISTINEGVLFIENFDTKIIETNSKPNILTHSNYGLLAGLENDIVIKLNPQNNTYQTIYQGNLNHGVNQLFHDKKSNTTFLTSSKFKIISHNKVEEFLLGAVKSIAKIDDKYFSFAASNASGIFTNNLNLKSNWDSVFKKYAALNTNSSSKINLVYNVNGNQQLIIQKTKLFILQQTTV